In Helianthus annuus cultivar XRQ/B chromosome 8, HanXRQr2.0-SUNRISE, whole genome shotgun sequence, a single genomic region encodes these proteins:
- the LOC110872744 gene encoding uncharacterized protein LOC110872744 isoform X3, with protein MFSSPANSKGFVSTSSTIKEEVKAEEHGWFYISVRIGFFLWVALLNLITISSTWARVIDAMDNESGSRLFGLIGAGGTFGQLFGSLFATTMSWLGPYLLLIASLLMELAARASQTINKDMSHSSVVSSPLTTEINQKDEKSIQKESLLRTSSSPTATPKPRFWALLEGIRLICSSTYLLYVSLFLWLSAVTNSFFYFQKVTIIASTVASPSERRQSFAQINSFVAVFILAGQLTLTGRILTVAGVTIALCSTPLFSFLNLIAVAIWPTYWAVAVWETFRKVVLYVLTRPGRELLFTVVSQDEKYKAKVCIDVLVQRLGDAIAAGMYRFLYSSLNGKMTTISLYALPVCFLWILTGFHLGRRQTQLAKSHNNPSFS; from the exons GGTTTCGTCTCCACATCATCCACCATAAAAGAGGAAGTAAAAGCTGAGGAACATGGATGGTTTTACATTTCAGTGAGAATCGGCTTCTTCTTATGG GTTGCTCTGTTGAATCTAATAACTATATCTTCAACCTGGGCACGAGTCATTGATGCCATGGATAATGAG TCAGGTTCAAGATTGTTTGGATTAATTGGTGCTGGCGGTACATTTGGCCAGCTTTTTGGTTCCTTGTTTGCAACAACAATGTCTTGGTTGGGACCAT ATCTGCTTTTAATTGCTTCACTATTGATGGAACTTGCTGCTCGGGCTTCACAAACGATAAACAAGGATATGTCTCACAGTTCTGTAGTATCATCTCCCCTCAC AACTGAAATTAATCAGAAGGATGAGAAATCCATTCAAAAAGAATCCTTACTAAGGACTTCTAGTTCACCTACTGCTACACCAAAGCCTCGGTTTTGGGCTTTACTTGAAGGAATAAGGCTTATATGCTCATCAACTTATTTGTTATACGTCTCATTGTTTTTGTGGCTAAGTGCAGTCACCAATTCATTCTTCTATTTTCAG AAAGTTACGATAATTGCCTCAACTGTGGCAAGCCCCAGTGAAAGACGACAATCATTTGCACAGATCAATAGTTTTGTTGCTGTTTTTATCCTTGCTGGTCAGCTTACTTTGACG GGGCGTATTCTTACTGTTGCTGGGGTTACTATAGCTCTTTGTTCAACACCGTTGTTTTCTTTTTTGAATTTGATAGCCGTTGCAATATGGCCAACTTATTGGGCCGTTGCCGTCTGGGAGACCTTCCGGAAG GTGGTATTGTATGTTCTAACCAGGCCCGGAAGAGAACTGCTTTTCACTGTTGTCTCACAGGATGAAAAATACAAAGCAAAG GTATGTATAGATGTACTTGTGCAAAGGCTTGGGGATGCTATTGCTGCTGGAATGTACAGGTTCTTATACAGCAGTCTGAATGGGAAAATGACCACCATTTCTCTCTATGCGTTACCT GTCTGCTTTTTATGGATACTAACAGGATTTCACTTAGGACGACGACAAACGCAACTTGCAAAGTCGCACAATAATCCCTCTTTTTCCTGA
- the LOC110872746 gene encoding 5-amino-6-(5-phospho-D-ribitylamino)uracil phosphatase, chloroplastic codes for MESAFGFRLIPTTPSSFLPHQLPLNLKLPSLQRSRFDEQERNRKNVIKSCCGSDEIGPLDGFQLTPTKIFMEEAIGAEYGEGFETFRPDGPLKVDVDFLNDRLQEGFLKRIRYAMKPDEAYGLIFSWDNVVAGTQALKLSAWKELAEEEGKEIPDDDDVQRLLLHGAPDHVLQKVLLWENEASELERLKSKLSQLYSNNLLKLAEPMDGLKEWLDAVSTARIPCAVVSSLDRRIMVEILENLGLMKYFQAIVTEEDGMDSMAHRLLSAAVKLDRKPSKCVVFEDDPRGITAAHNCTMMAIALIGAHPAYDLVQADLAVGGFNELSVINLRRLFAHRGSTFMELQKQVVEKTPPRRRLTIDTIF; via the exons ATGGAATCAGCTTTCGGTTTCCGCCTGATTCCAACTACCCCCTCTTCGTTTCTTCCCCACCAGCTACCTCTCAACCTCAAATTACCG AGCTTACAACGTTCAAGATTTGATGAACAAGAACGTAATCGGAAGAACGTGATCAAAAGTTGTTGTGGGTCCGATGAAATTGGGCCTCTTGATGGGTTTCAGCTCACACCCACCAAGATTTTTATGGAAgag GCAATTGGAGCTGAATATGGAGAGGGTTTTGAGACATTTAGACCAGATGGGCCCTTAAAAGTTGATGTG GATTTTTTAAATGATAGGTTACAAGAGGGGTTTCTAAAACGAATTCGATATGCTATGAAGCCCGATGAAGCTTATGGACTTATTTTCTCATGGGACAATGTGGTG GCGGGTACTCAAGCTTTGAAGTTAAGTGCTTGGAAAGAACTTGCAGAAGAAGAAG GAAAGGAGATCCCTGATGACGATGATGTACAAAGGCTTTTGCTTCATGGTGCTCCTGATCATGTTTTGCAAAAG GTGTTACTGTGGGAGAATGAAGCATCTGAATTGGAAAGACTAAAGTCGAAGCTTTCACAGTTATATAGCAACAATCTTCTCAAG CTTGCAGAACCAATGGACGGCTTAAAAGAATGGTTGGACGCAGTATCTACGGCCCGGATTCCTTGTGCTGTTGTTTCAAGTCTTGATAGAAGAATTATGGTTGAAATATTGGAAAATCTGGGACTTATGAAGTATTTTCAG GCAATAGTAACCGAGGAAGATGGCATGGATTCTATGGCCCATAGATTACTTTCTGCAGCAGtaaag CTTGATCGAAAGCCGTCCAAATGTGTGGTGTTTGAAGATGATCCTCGTGGTATAACCGCAGCCCACAACTGCACTATGATGGCGATTGCACTTATCGGTGCACATCCAGC GTATGATCTAGTGCAGGCTGATCTTGCTGTCGGTGGTTTCAATGAATTGTCGGTTATCAATCTGCGAAGACTTTTCGCACACCGGGGTTCGACTTTCATGGAGCTACAAAAGCAAGTTGTAGAGAAAACACCTCCAAGAAGGAGACTTACAATTGACACCATCTTTTGA